A genome region from bacterium includes the following:
- a CDS encoding UxaA family hydrolase translates to MDEPAPPARPLVLLLDPRDTSAIALVPIRAGTRVEVRRGDANVYLVAAALIPFGHKIALVPVAAGGPVIKYGEVIGFATCEIRPGQHVHVHNVRSDRARVRDA, encoded by the coding sequence ATGGATGAGCCCGCACCTCCTGCCCGGCCGCTGGTGCTGCTCCTGGATCCCCGGGATACGAGCGCCATCGCGCTTGTGCCGATCCGGGCCGGCACCCGCGTTGAAGTTCGACGAGGCGACGCGAACGTGTATTTGGTCGCCGCAGCTTTAATCCCGTTCGGCCACAAGATCGCGCTGGTACCGGTGGCGGCCGGCGGCCCGGTGATCAAGTACGGCGAAGTGATTGGCTTCGCGACGTGCGAAATCCGGCCGGGACAGCACGTGCACGTGCACAATGTGCGGAGTGACCGGGCGAGGGTGCGCGATGCCTGA
- a CDS encoding UxaA family hydrolase, with protein sequence MPEWPLPLLRGWRHPDGTVGIRHHLLVIPSVICAAQAALTMAEGAPGAVAIEHQHGCSQLGGDAHLTEQVLTGLGTHPNVAGALVVSLGCETVQGVGLHRMIVRRGQRAEFVGIQQSGGTGAAVAAGRQALDRLRDAAAGDPQVAVGWPDLRVGVEAAWLGIPEPQARVFVEVIDRLLRAGSTVMQAVPTGRPDLERSFQDRILGIEGPKARETSTISYATPAVDRGVFLMGTPESRIAQKTGLAAGGAHIILSPLVGGLPAGCPVAPVVHVGIAPYARAFAADVDVLLDESPALGAAEAVLVALTGACREETALEAMGDFEMAIHRIGPTM encoded by the coding sequence ATGCCTGAGTGGCCGCTGCCGTTGCTTCGGGGATGGCGGCACCCGGACGGAACGGTCGGCATCCGCCATCACTTGCTGGTGATCCCCTCGGTGATCTGCGCCGCCCAGGCGGCGCTGACGATGGCCGAGGGTGCCCCGGGTGCGGTGGCGATCGAGCATCAACACGGCTGCTCGCAGTTGGGCGGGGACGCGCATCTCACGGAGCAGGTGCTCACCGGCCTGGGGACCCACCCGAACGTTGCGGGGGCGCTCGTGGTCAGCCTTGGGTGCGAGACCGTCCAAGGGGTGGGGCTGCATCGGATGATCGTGCGTCGCGGGCAGCGGGCGGAGTTTGTGGGCATTCAGCAGTCCGGCGGGACCGGGGCGGCGGTGGCCGCCGGCCGACAGGCGCTCGACAGGCTGCGGGACGCCGCGGCCGGCGACCCTCAGGTCGCGGTCGGCTGGCCTGATCTTCGGGTCGGGGTCGAAGCCGCGTGGCTCGGCATTCCCGAGCCGCAGGCGCGTGTCTTCGTCGAGGTGATTGACCGCCTCCTCCGCGCGGGCTCGACGGTGATGCAGGCCGTGCCTACTGGGCGGCCCGATCTGGAGCGCAGTTTCCAGGATCGGATCCTGGGCATTGAGGGCCCGAAGGCGCGCGAGACGTCGACAATCTCGTATGCGACTCCCGCGGTCGATCGGGGGGTCTTCCTCATGGGAACCCCGGAGTCTCGCATTGCCCAGAAGACGGGGCTCGCGGCCGGGGGAGCCCACATCATCCTCTCGCCGCTCGTGGGTGGCTTGCCCGCGGGGTGCCCGGTGGCTCCGGTCGTCCATGTTGGGATCGCCCCGTACGCCCGGGCGTTCGCCGCGGACGTCGATGTGCTGCTCGACGAATCCCCGGCGCTCGGCGCAGCCGAGGCTGTACTGGTGGCGCTGACCGGCGCCTGCCGAGAGGAGACCGCCCTCGAGGCGATGGGCGATTTCGAGATGGCGATCCACAGAATCGGCCCAACGATGTAA
- a CDS encoding UxaA family hydrolase translates to MDEILLYRRAMRGWGARNHVLVLPLVASASGVARAIARGMGATWVEHDYEPTSHDLPQNRERIARTLVGFSANPNVAAVLLVADTPDRAPLLDAIRATGQRADLVIVAEAGGLRGAIEQGRARLGPLLTAAAGCTRERAPVSALMLGTECGGSDALSGITANPALGAASDLLVDAGGAVILAETTELIGAEHLLARRATSPTVADDIYRIIHRYEDVVRAHGEDIRGANPAPGNIEGGLTTIEEKSLGAAKKGGTRSIRQVVEYAVRPATAGLVIMDTPGNDIEQMVGMVAAGAQVAAFTTGRGTPTGSAIVPVIKIATNSHTATRMRDNIDLNAGLILEGSETLESMGQRIYDAILAVSQGEATKAERLGHREFSISRYPFAILDAAGAGAGHPIT, encoded by the coding sequence ATGGACGAGATCCTGCTCTACCGGCGGGCGATGAGAGGGTGGGGGGCGCGGAACCACGTCCTGGTTCTCCCGCTCGTGGCGTCCGCCTCGGGCGTCGCACGGGCGATCGCCCGCGGGATGGGCGCGACATGGGTGGAGCACGACTACGAACCGACCTCCCACGACCTTCCCCAGAACCGCGAGCGCATCGCCCGCACGTTGGTGGGTTTTTCGGCGAACCCCAACGTGGCCGCGGTGTTGCTCGTCGCCGACACCCCCGACCGCGCGCCGTTGCTGGACGCGATCCGCGCCACCGGGCAGCGCGCCGATCTGGTGATCGTGGCAGAGGCCGGAGGTCTGCGAGGGGCCATCGAGCAGGGCCGTGCTCGCTTGGGCCCGCTGCTCACCGCTGCCGCCGGCTGCACGCGAGAGCGGGCGCCCGTCAGCGCGTTGATGTTGGGAACCGAGTGCGGGGGGTCGGATGCACTGTCGGGGATTACCGCGAACCCGGCGCTCGGCGCGGCGAGCGACCTGCTCGTGGACGCCGGGGGGGCGGTGATCCTCGCCGAGACCACCGAACTCATCGGGGCCGAGCACCTACTGGCCCGGCGTGCCACCAGCCCCACCGTGGCCGACGACATCTATCGCATCATCCACCGCTACGAGGACGTGGTGCGCGCGCACGGCGAGGACATCCGTGGTGCCAACCCCGCGCCGGGGAACATCGAGGGCGGGCTCACGACGATCGAGGAGAAGTCCCTCGGCGCGGCTAAGAAGGGGGGCACCCGGTCGATCCGACAGGTTGTGGAGTACGCTGTCCGGCCCGCGACCGCGGGGCTCGTAATCATGGACACGCCTGGGAACGACATCGAGCAGATGGTGGGAATGGTGGCTGCGGGTGCCCAGGTCGCCGCCTTTACAACCGGCCGCGGCACACCCACCGGCTCGGCGATCGTCCCAGTCATCAAGATCGCCACAAACTCGCATACGGCGACCCGCATGCGGGATAACATCGATCTCAACGCCGGGCTCATCCTCGAGGGCAGCGAGACGCTGGAGAGCATGGGGCAGCGGATTTACGATGCCATCCTCGCGGTGTCCCAGGGTGAGGCGACGAAGGCCGAACGCCTCGGACACCGCGAATTCTCGATCAGCCGGTACCCGTTCGCCATTCTCGATGCTGCTGGGGCTGGCGCCGGGCACCCCATCACCTGA